From a region of the Hymenobacter jejuensis genome:
- a CDS encoding tetratricopeptide repeat protein, whose protein sequence is MSTSMLSGALWKSTVCVGLLWLAVSCNNRQQLAHTPVPPAMQPASVTQCAPSLTVDAAWYASGQHAPKLPGLAGITFPISSQNPAAVAYFRQGMMLAYGFNHAEAARSFYEATRQDSTCAMCYWGFAYVLGPNYNAGMEPDNFSRAYRAVQTAQRLAVRATPREQAVIAALAKRYPAAPVTDRSEYDRAYAAALKTVYQQYPDDPDIGAMYAEALMDLHPWDIWQKNGQAQPWTAEIVGTLEQVIRRSPNHAGANHFYIHATEASAHPEAADKSAQLLTTLVPGAGHLLHMPSHTYIRTGAYHQGTVANQRALEADSSYTAACHAQGAYPLGYYPHNYHFLTATATLEGNRKLALEGAAKLAAYANKPLMRHPMLGPSLQHFYTTPYNVAVKFGRWDEVLAMKNFDTTMVYPEAIRHYARGMAWVGKKNLSNAKQELAKLRVLGRDTALKAILFGINPMNALTEIAQRELDGAILSQEGKYPQSIAVLREAAALEDQLKYNEPPDWFFSVRHQLGAVLLAAKKYNEAVEVYQQDLARLPHNGWALSGLYKAYLALGNTAKAQQTKRELDQAWQWADTQLVASVVK, encoded by the coding sequence ATGTCTACTTCGATGCTTTCCGGTGCTTTGTGGAAGTCCACAGTGTGCGTTGGCCTTTTATGGCTGGCCGTGAGTTGCAACAACCGGCAGCAACTTGCCCATACGCCCGTTCCGCCTGCGATGCAGCCTGCCAGCGTAACTCAGTGCGCGCCCTCTCTGACCGTGGACGCCGCTTGGTATGCCTCGGGTCAGCACGCGCCCAAGCTGCCGGGTCTGGCGGGCATTACCTTCCCCATTTCTTCGCAAAACCCAGCCGCTGTGGCGTATTTTCGGCAGGGTATGATGCTGGCTTATGGGTTTAACCACGCCGAAGCCGCGCGCTCGTTTTACGAGGCCACCCGCCAAGATTCGACCTGCGCCATGTGCTACTGGGGCTTTGCTTACGTGCTGGGCCCCAACTATAACGCTGGCATGGAGCCCGACAACTTCAGCCGCGCCTACCGCGCCGTGCAGACAGCCCAACGGCTGGCTGTCCGCGCTACGCCCCGGGAGCAGGCGGTGATTGCGGCCTTGGCCAAGCGGTATCCCGCGGCGCCCGTTACCGATCGGTCGGAATACGACCGGGCCTACGCGGCTGCCCTCAAAACTGTATACCAGCAATACCCCGACGACCCCGATATCGGGGCCATGTACGCCGAGGCCCTGATGGATTTGCACCCCTGGGACATCTGGCAGAAAAACGGGCAGGCGCAACCCTGGACGGCCGAAATCGTGGGCACGTTGGAGCAGGTAATCCGGCGAAGCCCCAATCATGCCGGGGCCAATCATTTTTACATTCATGCCACCGAGGCCTCGGCCCACCCCGAAGCGGCCGACAAAAGCGCGCAGCTCCTGACCACCCTGGTGCCGGGAGCGGGGCACTTATTGCACATGCCTTCACATACTTACATCCGGACCGGGGCGTACCACCAAGGCACCGTAGCCAACCAGCGGGCGCTGGAGGCCGATAGCAGCTACACGGCCGCCTGCCATGCCCAGGGTGCGTATCCGTTGGGGTATTATCCGCACAATTACCATTTCCTGACGGCTACGGCTACCCTGGAAGGCAACCGCAAACTGGCGCTGGAAGGCGCGGCCAAACTTGCGGCCTATGCCAACAAGCCGCTCATGCGCCATCCCATGCTGGGGCCTTCGCTTCAGCACTTCTACACCACGCCCTACAACGTGGCCGTAAAGTTTGGGCGCTGGGATGAGGTGTTGGCCATGAAAAACTTCGACACCACCATGGTGTACCCGGAGGCCATCCGGCACTATGCTCGGGGCATGGCCTGGGTCGGCAAAAAGAACCTCAGCAACGCGAAGCAGGAGCTGGCCAAGCTGCGCGTTCTGGGCCGTGATACTGCCCTGAAAGCCATTCTGTTCGGCATCAACCCGATGAACGCCCTGACGGAAATCGCCCAACGGGAGCTGGATGGGGCTATTTTATCTCAGGAAGGCAAGTATCCGCAAAGCATTGCCGTGCTACGCGAAGCCGCCGCTTTGGAAGACCAACTCAAATACAACGAGCCGCCCGACTGGTTTTTTTCGGTGCGGCACCAGTTGGGCGCCGTGCTGCTGGCGGCTAAGAAGTATAATGAAGCCGTGGAAGTGTACCAGCAGGACTTGGCGCGGCTGCCCCACAACGGCTGGGCGCTGTCGGGGCTTTACAAGGCGTATTTAGCGCTGGGCAACACGGCCAAAGCCCAGCAAACCAAGCGTGAACTAGATCAAGCCTGGCAGTGGGCTGATACTCAATTAGTTGCTTCGGTGGTCAAATAA
- a CDS encoding (2Fe-2S)-binding protein — translation MSTHYIQKPLSPPVAAVAPAQPVTLHVNGQDHTLHIAPWTTLLDALREYLDLTGTKKGCDHGQCGACTVLVDGKRINSCLSLAVMQEGCEIQTIEGLGTEENLHPLQQAFIDHDAFQCGYCTPGQICSAQGLINEGRAKTTAEIRELMSGNLCRCGAYSNILTAVEEVIHAQNGTR, via the coding sequence ATGAGTACCCACTACATCCAAAAACCGCTGAGTCCGCCGGTTGCGGCCGTGGCCCCGGCCCAACCCGTGACGCTGCACGTCAACGGCCAGGACCATACCCTCCACATCGCCCCGTGGACCACCCTGCTCGATGCCCTGCGCGAATACCTCGACCTGACGGGCACCAAAAAAGGCTGCGACCACGGCCAGTGCGGCGCCTGCACGGTGCTGGTTGATGGCAAGCGCATCAACTCCTGCCTCAGTTTGGCGGTGATGCAGGAGGGCTGCGAGATCCAGACCATTGAGGGACTGGGCACGGAGGAAAATCTACACCCGTTACAGCAGGCCTTCATCGACCACGATGCCTTCCAATGCGGCTACTGCACCCCCGGCCAGATTTGCTCGGCCCAGGGGCTGATCAACGAAGGCCGGGCCAAGACCACCGCGGAAATCCGGGAGTTGATGAGCGGCAACCTGTGCCGCTGCGGCGCCTATTCCAACATTCTCACGGCCGTAGAGGAAGTGATTCACGCTCAAAACGGTACGCGATGA
- a CDS encoding FAD binding domain-containing protein — protein sequence MNSFTFTQATGVEAAVQEKTSHDGSAYIGGGTNLIDLMKENVARPTHLVGLKKLPLASIDNTPEGGLRLGALATNADTAYHPEVEKRYPLLSQAILAGASPQLRNMATNGGNLMQRTRCYYFYDLATPCNKREPGSGCSAINGYNRIHAILGTSESCIATHPSDMCVALAALEAVVRVSGPEGERTIPFADFHRLPGDTPDIDNNLKKGELITGLDLPKNGFSKNFSYLKLRDRTSYAFALVSVAAALELDGNTITEARLALGGVAHKPWRDTAAEALLKGQPTTVETFARAAAKVLEGAQGYGSNTFKIELAKRAIVRALKQATEMSQPVDDNAFMNSNP from the coding sequence ATGAACAGCTTTACTTTCACGCAAGCAACGGGCGTCGAGGCGGCCGTGCAGGAAAAGACCTCCCACGACGGCTCCGCTTACATTGGCGGCGGCACCAACCTCATCGATTTGATGAAGGAAAACGTGGCGCGCCCTACGCACTTAGTAGGGCTCAAAAAGCTGCCGTTAGCCTCAATTGACAACACTCCGGAAGGCGGCCTACGGCTGGGTGCCCTGGCTACCAACGCCGACACTGCCTACCACCCCGAAGTAGAAAAACGCTACCCGTTGCTCAGCCAGGCCATTTTGGCCGGCGCTTCGCCGCAGTTGCGCAACATGGCCACTAACGGCGGCAACCTGATGCAGCGCACGCGCTGCTATTACTTCTATGACTTGGCCACGCCCTGCAACAAACGCGAGCCCGGCTCGGGTTGCTCGGCCATTAATGGCTACAACCGCATTCATGCCATTTTGGGCACGAGTGAGTCGTGCATTGCCACCCACCCTTCCGACATGTGTGTGGCTTTGGCGGCCCTCGAAGCGGTAGTCCGCGTGAGCGGCCCGGAGGGCGAGCGCACCATTCCGTTTGCCGATTTCCACCGCCTGCCCGGCGACACGCCCGACATCGACAACAACCTGAAAAAAGGCGAGCTGATTACGGGCCTTGATTTGCCCAAAAACGGCTTTTCCAAAAATTTCAGCTACCTGAAACTCCGCGACCGCACGAGCTATGCGTTTGCGCTGGTATCGGTCGCTGCGGCCTTGGAGCTGGACGGCAATACCATCACGGAAGCTCGCTTGGCGCTGGGCGGGGTAGCCCACAAACCCTGGCGCGACACCGCCGCCGAAGCCCTGCTGAAAGGCCAGCCCACCACGGTAGAAACATTTGCGCGAGCGGCGGCGAAGGTCCTGGAAGGCGCTCAAGGCTACGGCTCCAACACGTTTAAGATTGAGCTGGCCAAGCGCGCCATTGTGCGGGCGCTCAAGCAAGCCACCGAAATGTCGCAACCGGTTGATGATAACGCATTTATGAATTCCAATCCATGA
- a CDS encoding xanthine dehydrogenase family protein molybdopterin-binding subunit, with product MSHPISNPPVIDLGTGYIGKPTSRVDGPTKVTGAAKYAAEFNVPDLYYGHVVSSPVTKGKITKINAQPVLDLPGVIQVFSHENVPSLAWFDRNYKDDVAPGGSPFRPLHEPNILFSQQPVALVVAETFELARYAASILEIEYEVEEHSTNLEAKRDEGYEPGKGKTGFVPPPKPRGNPEEAYQKAPHQHEGEYIHLAQHNNPMENFATTVEWLGDGKKMKIFDKTQGAMNVQQYLTKIFGLSTDEARVISKYTGGGFGSGLRPQYQVFMAVLAALELKHSVRVSLTRQQMFSFGHRPHTLQTLKLAADDKGTLQSIQHKALAETSHFEDFTEVVVNWSGLLYQCENVKLDYELAKIDAYTPIDMRAPGAATGFFALECALDELAYKAGRDPVEFRLLNYAERDQNEDKPFSSKKLRECYHQGAAKFGWEKRTPEPRSMREGNLLIGYGMAGGCWDASQQKAAAKASLTADGHLTVSSASNDIGTGTYTIMTQIAAETLGLPLEAVTFVLGDTTLPAAPVQGGSWTAASVGSAVKATCDEVAKKVLKLAQKMDDSPLKGVAFEDVQFVDGQIRRNDDITQTVDIREVLQTSGESKVEAESSAAPNKVKQMPYSMHSHNAVFVEVKVDEDLGTVHVTRVVNAVAAGRILNPKTARSQVLGSVVWGISMALMEESVMDHNIGRYMNHNFAEYHIPVMADIHDIDVVLVEEHDDIVNPLGVKGIGEIGFLGVAAAVTNAVYHATGKRVRDLPVSIDKLL from the coding sequence ATGAGCCATCCTATTTCAAATCCGCCCGTTATCGACCTGGGCACCGGCTATATTGGCAAACCCACCAGCCGCGTCGACGGACCCACCAAAGTAACCGGCGCGGCCAAATACGCCGCCGAGTTCAACGTGCCCGACCTGTATTATGGCCACGTGGTAAGCAGCCCCGTTACCAAGGGCAAAATCACGAAAATCAATGCGCAGCCGGTGCTCGACTTGCCGGGCGTCATTCAGGTTTTTTCGCACGAAAATGTACCCTCGCTGGCTTGGTTCGACCGAAATTACAAGGATGATGTAGCGCCCGGCGGCTCGCCGTTTCGCCCTCTGCACGAACCCAACATCCTGTTCAGCCAGCAGCCCGTGGCCTTGGTGGTGGCCGAAACCTTTGAGCTGGCCCGCTACGCGGCCTCTATTCTGGAGATAGAATACGAGGTCGAAGAGCACTCTACCAACCTCGAAGCCAAGCGCGACGAAGGCTACGAACCCGGCAAGGGCAAAACCGGCTTTGTGCCGCCGCCCAAGCCGCGCGGCAACCCCGAGGAGGCATATCAGAAAGCCCCGCACCAGCACGAAGGCGAGTACATACATCTGGCCCAGCACAACAACCCCATGGAGAACTTCGCCACCACGGTTGAGTGGCTGGGCGACGGGAAGAAGATGAAGATCTTCGACAAAACTCAGGGGGCAATGAACGTGCAGCAGTACCTCACCAAAATATTCGGGCTCAGCACCGACGAGGCACGCGTAATCTCGAAGTATACGGGCGGCGGGTTTGGCTCGGGCCTGCGGCCTCAGTACCAAGTCTTTATGGCCGTGTTAGCAGCGTTGGAGCTGAAGCATTCGGTGCGGGTGTCGCTCACGCGCCAGCAGATGTTCAGCTTTGGGCATCGGCCGCATACGCTCCAAACCCTCAAGCTAGCCGCCGACGACAAAGGCACGCTGCAATCCATTCAGCACAAGGCACTTGCAGAAACATCTCATTTTGAAGACTTTACCGAAGTAGTCGTCAACTGGTCGGGACTGCTCTACCAGTGCGAAAACGTGAAGCTCGACTATGAGCTCGCCAAAATCGATGCGTACACGCCCATCGATATGCGGGCGCCGGGGGCCGCCACGGGCTTTTTTGCCCTCGAATGTGCCCTCGACGAGCTGGCGTACAAAGCCGGCCGCGACCCGGTAGAATTTCGCCTGCTCAACTACGCCGAGCGCGACCAAAACGAAGACAAACCCTTCTCCAGCAAGAAATTGCGCGAATGCTACCACCAGGGCGCGGCCAAATTTGGCTGGGAAAAGCGCACGCCCGAGCCGCGTTCTATGCGCGAAGGCAACCTGCTGATTGGCTACGGCATGGCCGGTGGCTGCTGGGATGCCAGCCAGCAAAAAGCCGCTGCCAAAGCCAGCCTCACCGCCGACGGCCACCTCACGGTGAGCAGTGCCAGCAACGACATCGGCACGGGCACCTACACCATCATGACCCAGATTGCGGCCGAAACGCTGGGCCTACCGCTGGAGGCGGTTACGTTCGTGCTGGGCGACACCACCTTGCCGGCGGCGCCCGTGCAGGGCGGCTCCTGGACGGCGGCTTCCGTGGGCTCCGCCGTGAAAGCCACCTGCGACGAGGTGGCTAAGAAGGTCCTCAAGCTGGCCCAGAAAATGGACGACTCTCCGTTGAAAGGCGTTGCTTTTGAAGACGTTCAGTTTGTCGACGGCCAGATTCGGCGCAACGACGACATCACCCAAACGGTGGACATCCGCGAGGTGCTGCAAACCAGCGGCGAGTCGAAAGTAGAGGCGGAATCGAGCGCTGCGCCCAACAAGGTGAAGCAAATGCCTTACTCGATGCACTCGCACAACGCTGTTTTTGTGGAGGTGAAAGTCGACGAGGACCTTGGCACCGTGCACGTTACCCGCGTGGTGAACGCCGTGGCCGCCGGCCGCATTCTCAACCCCAAAACCGCTCGCAGCCAAGTGCTGGGCTCGGTGGTTTGGGGCATCAGCATGGCCCTGATGGAGGAGTCGGTAATGGACCACAACATTGGCCGCTACATGAACCACAACTTCGCCGAATACCACATTCCGGTAATGGCTGATATTCACGACATTGACGTGGTGCTGGTCGAAGAGCACGACGACATCGTGAACCCCTTGGGCGTGAAAGGAATCGGCGAAATCGGCTTCTTGGGGGTGGCGGCCGCCGTGACTAACGCCGTGTATCATGCTACGGGCAAGCGCGTCCGCGACTTACCTGTATCGATTGATAAACTCTTGTAA
- a CDS encoding helix-turn-helix transcriptional regulator: MEKIPCAHWQAVSKLAKLYQKDVLSAPLDPYDCLLRRDPLLEKIFALADYGVAIFDASKASYIYISESLEHMLSYRADAFRAGGLAFAFSIVHPDDVLAVVQILEKELDFLQTLPVDQRLEHRSSYDYRFRRADGTYIRVLQRNTVLALDADGRLLHRLIVLTDISHLKKDDSRILNLNTERDFGNAYTYNTVEHTIVKDNFPSKRELQVLKLLGAGRTSKQIATELAISVHTVETHRRNMLAKANVKDTSKLVSLALASGLI; encoded by the coding sequence ATGGAAAAAATCCCGTGTGCGCATTGGCAGGCAGTGAGTAAGCTGGCCAAACTCTATCAAAAGGATGTGCTCAGCGCACCGTTAGACCCCTATGACTGCCTGTTGCGGCGCGATCCGCTGCTGGAGAAGATCTTCGCGTTGGCCGACTACGGCGTTGCCATTTTCGACGCCAGCAAGGCCAGCTACATCTACATAAGCGAGAGTTTAGAACACATGCTGAGCTACCGCGCAGATGCCTTTCGGGCGGGTGGACTGGCCTTTGCCTTTTCCATCGTGCACCCCGACGATGTGCTGGCGGTCGTGCAGATTTTAGAGAAGGAGCTTGACTTTCTCCAGACCTTGCCCGTTGATCAACGCTTGGAACACCGCTCCAGCTACGACTACCGCTTTCGCCGGGCCGATGGCACCTACATTCGGGTATTGCAACGCAACACCGTGCTCGCTCTGGATGCCGATGGCCGTTTGCTGCACCGCCTGATCGTCCTGACCGATATCTCCCACCTGAAGAAAGACGACAGCCGCATCCTCAACCTGAATACCGAGCGCGATTTTGGTAATGCCTACACTTACAACACGGTCGAGCATACCATTGTCAAAGACAACTTTCCTAGTAAAAGGGAGTTGCAAGTTTTAAAGCTGTTGGGCGCTGGACGTACCAGCAAGCAAATTGCCACCGAACTAGCGATCAGCGTGCATACAGTGGAAACGCATCGGCGCAACATGCTGGCGAAAGCCAACGTGAAGGATACCTCCAAACTGGTGAGCCTGGCCTTGGCTTCCGGGCTAATCTGA
- a CDS encoding putative Ig domain-containing protein, which produces MHYCLLHFLAAANRQLGLRIKKNVRGFFSTWLLVLLASTVSAQGTPIIIPELAEFSFCTFCPGPGPSVITFSSTDLPDGASLDPLSSRFVWTPTEAQGPGTYPFTVIGTLVRDGSTVTLKYVINVTEVNAAPVLAPIPSPVTIPALVPYHFTASASDPDIPRQPLTFSVSGQPVGASIDPGSGVFSWTPTAAQAGQSYSFYVYVSDNGLSAVSQFITLNVLNVSENHPPVLASIPAQSIPELAPTSFTASATDADGDPLTFSLVDPPAGALINAATGVVTWTPTEAQGPGSYSFVVHVSDGQAADEKPVAITVTEVNQAPELAGVPTEVTIPELVLYTFTATATDADVPAQTLTFLLVNGPPGASIHPATGVFSWTPNEAQGPGTYTFYVKVTDTGGDTFDEGHFAFKSVILHVTEANVAPVLSGVPLSAVIPRLAPYTFTATATDADVPAQPLTFSLAGAPLGASIGSTSGVFTWTPSLSQRQAAGQLTASSQLAPSPPSPTSYTFSVKVSDGEATDEEQVTITVVQAPPVITTVAPAAGLVGTQVTITGTGFTGATAVSFNNVPATNSFVVNDTQILARVPVGATSGPIKVTVPATGTATSPPFLVVAFTSFTPTSGPRGTTVIITGDGFTNGATVTFEGTAGPHGGPPVTTPCIVNSLTQITVGVPAGATTGRISVRTAGVTITSAPVFTVNNPRPVITGFTPQQGPIGQGVTISGLNLFEADEVKFDGTPAEDFLVFNINTIVAKVAIGTTTGKITVHTRGGTARSDGNFIITDPIVYHITPLRGPVGRHVSIIGTSLRDAGVVFTGPAGGLVRAYIDSNSDTRIDVTVPEGAVTGPIKVFTFGGQATGPGANAVFEVTNHLISELNPIRIPAAEEATALQAAPTPFRDQTALTFSLTQEEPFLLEVYDLRGARVATLGQGTAQAGQLYRYVVQGRTLAQGIYIARLTTRSKVQTTKLVLVR; this is translated from the coding sequence ATGCACTATTGTTTACTACATTTTCTCGCGGCTGCTAACCGCCAACTGGGGCTCAGAATAAAGAAAAACGTTCGCGGGTTTTTCTCCACATGGCTCCTGGTGCTGTTGGCCAGCACGGTATCGGCACAAGGAACCCCCATTATCATTCCGGAATTGGCCGAGTTCTCCTTTTGTACGTTCTGCCCCGGACCAGGTCCGTCGGTTATAACCTTTTCTTCCACCGACCTGCCCGACGGGGCATCTCTTGATCCGCTCTCCAGTCGCTTTGTCTGGACGCCGACGGAAGCGCAAGGCCCGGGCACCTATCCCTTCACTGTGATCGGAACGCTTGTACGCGATGGAAGCACAGTCACCCTCAAGTACGTAATTAATGTAACAGAGGTAAACGCAGCCCCGGTGCTAGCGCCTATCCCGTCGCCCGTCACGATACCGGCCCTCGTTCCCTACCATTTTACGGCATCTGCCTCCGACCCGGACATCCCCAGGCAGCCGTTGACCTTTAGCGTAAGCGGCCAGCCAGTGGGCGCCAGCATCGACCCTGGCAGCGGCGTGTTTAGCTGGACGCCGACCGCAGCGCAAGCAGGCCAGAGTTACTCCTTTTATGTGTATGTATCGGATAACGGATTGTCGGCGGTCAGTCAATTCATTACGCTGAACGTTCTCAACGTTTCCGAAAATCACCCGCCCGTTTTAGCGTCCATCCCGGCCCAAAGCATTCCCGAGTTAGCCCCCACTAGCTTTACGGCCTCCGCGACCGATGCGGACGGTGACCCCTTGACCTTCAGTCTGGTGGACCCGCCGGCAGGCGCCCTTATTAATGCCGCCACCGGCGTGGTGACCTGGACGCCCACGGAAGCCCAGGGTCCCGGCTCTTATTCCTTCGTCGTGCACGTATCGGACGGGCAAGCGGCCGACGAAAAGCCCGTGGCCATCACGGTGACGGAAGTGAACCAGGCCCCGGAATTAGCGGGGGTACCGACCGAAGTTACCATTCCGGAATTAGTCCTGTACACCTTCACGGCGACGGCCACCGATGCCGATGTGCCGGCCCAAACCCTGACGTTCTTATTGGTCAATGGTCCACCCGGGGCCAGCATCCATCCCGCGACGGGCGTGTTTAGCTGGACGCCAAATGAAGCCCAGGGCCCGGGCACCTATACATTTTACGTAAAGGTAACCGACACCGGTGGAGACACCTTTGACGAAGGCCACTTTGCCTTCAAATCCGTGATCCTCCATGTCACGGAAGCCAACGTGGCGCCGGTGTTATCGGGCGTGCCGCTCTCGGCTGTCATCCCCAGGTTAGCGCCGTATACCTTTACGGCGACGGCCACCGATGCCGATGTGCCGGCCCAACCGTTGACCTTCTCGCTGGCAGGGGCCCCATTAGGCGCTTCCATTGGCTCTACCAGCGGGGTCTTCACCTGGACCCCGAGCCTGAGCCAACGCCAGGCCGCCGGGCAACTTACCGCTTCCAGTCAGCTGGCGCCCTCTCCGCCTAGCCCAACCTCTTACACCTTCTCCGTGAAGGTATCGGATGGCGAGGCCACTGATGAGGAGCAGGTCACGATCACGGTTGTCCAGGCGCCGCCTGTCATTACTACAGTTGCGCCCGCTGCCGGCCTTGTTGGTACCCAGGTGACCATTACGGGAACCGGTTTCACCGGGGCGACGGCAGTAAGTTTTAACAATGTTCCGGCCACTAACTCCTTTGTCGTCAACGACACCCAGATACTGGCCCGAGTACCTGTCGGCGCTACCAGTGGCCCAATTAAAGTAACCGTTCCTGCCACCGGTACAGCTACCAGCCCTCCGTTCCTGGTAGTAGCCTTCACCTCTTTTACGCCTACTTCCGGCCCAAGGGGAACTACAGTAATAATTACAGGAGACGGATTTACCAATGGAGCAACAGTGACTTTTGAAGGCACCGCAGGGCCGCATGGCGGACCGCCCGTTACAACCCCCTGCATAGTGAACAGCCTCACTCAAATTACAGTCGGGGTGCCCGCAGGAGCGACAACGGGTCGAATTTCAGTGCGCACCGCTGGCGTAACGATTACTAGTGCGCCCGTATTCACCGTAAATAATCCCAGACCTGTCATTACCGGTTTCACCCCTCAGCAAGGCCCTATTGGACAAGGGGTTACGATATCGGGGCTAAACCTGTTTGAAGCCGATGAGGTAAAATTCGACGGCACACCTGCAGAAGATTTCTTAGTATTTAATATTAATACTATTGTCGCGAAGGTCGCAATCGGAACCACTACCGGTAAAATCACTGTCCACACACGCGGTGGAACGGCGAGAAGTGATGGTAACTTCATCATTACAGATCCCATCGTTTATCATATCACTCCGCTTAGAGGACCTGTGGGCAGGCATGTTAGTATCATCGGTACTAGCCTTCGCGACGCTGGAGTTGTTTTCACTGGTCCAGCAGGCGGATTAGTAAGAGCGTACATTGATAGTAACAGTGATACCAGAATTGATGTCACTGTGCCGGAGGGAGCTGTGACCGGCCCGATCAAGGTGTTCACATTTGGAGGACAAGCCACCGGGCCAGGTGCCAATGCTGTTTTCGAAGTGACGAATCATCTCATCTCCGAGCTAAACCCCATCCGCATTCCAGCCGCTGAGGAAGCCACCGCGCTACAAGCGGCGCCCACGCCCTTCCGAGACCAAACGGCGCTGACCTTCTCCCTCACGCAGGAAGAGCCGTTCTTGTTGGAAGTCTATGATTTGCGTGGTGCACGGGTTGCTACTCTGGGCCAGGGCACGGCACAAGCCGGCCAGCTCTACCGCTACGTGGTACAGGGACGAACGCTCGCCCAAGGAATCTACATTGCCCGCCTGACCACCCGCTCCAAAGTCCAGACCACGAAGCTGGTTCTGGTAAGATAG
- a CDS encoding response regulator — MHTYLIDDDEIGVYLTEQLLRLENFSDTISTFFSAQEALGALQRRLPAAVPQVIFLDLNMPGMDGWEFLEALAPYEKQLAGRCRIYILTSSLALADTAKAKEYSLVSGLLHKPIDGAELSAIRAQIVDDEG; from the coding sequence ATGCATACGTATTTGATCGACGATGACGAAATAGGGGTTTATCTGACGGAGCAGCTGCTGCGTCTGGAAAACTTCTCGGATACGATTTCTACTTTTTTCTCCGCCCAAGAGGCCCTTGGCGCCCTCCAACGGCGGCTGCCGGCGGCCGTGCCCCAGGTGATTTTCCTGGACCTGAACATGCCCGGTATGGACGGTTGGGAATTTCTGGAGGCCCTGGCCCCCTACGAAAAGCAGCTGGCCGGCCGGTGCCGCATCTACATCCTGACATCGTCGCTGGCACTGGCGGATACTGCTAAAGCCAAAGAATACTCTCTGGTATCGGGCCTGCTCCACAAACCCATCGACGGTGCAGAGCTCAGCGCCATTCGGGCGCAAATCGTAGATGACGAAGGGTGA